TATAAATTTCATTGGCTTGGAGTCCCTGCTCTTCTTTTTAGTATTTGATTTTTTAAATTTTATATACCCGCTTTCCATAAGCTCTCTTTTTATTTCTTCAATATCATCGTAGTTTTCACAATTTTTTATGTTGGTCATTACAGAAGTCAAATACTCCATTTCATCTTTTGCTATTTTTAATTGCTCATTTGCAGCTTGTTCTGTTTTCTTTAATTTGTTGTATTTTTTAAAATAGCGTTGTATATTTTCGGAAGGTGTTTTATTTTTATCAAGTTTTATATCTAAATACTCCATTTTTTCACTATAGTAATTTTGAATTTGTATATGGCTGTCACCTTTCTTTATATTGTAGATCTGTGAAGTTAAGAGTTCACCATATATTCTAAAATTATCCTTATTTTTAGCTTCCTTAATGCTATCTATTAGAATTTTTATCTTCTTATTGCATCTTTCTAAGTTTATATTTATAAGTTTAGAAAGGTCAGAACTTTTGTTACTTAACCTATCACATTTGTCCTTTTCATAGTAAAATTCTTCTATTAATTGGGAAGGTGTAGTATAATGTTTTTCTTTCCATTTGTTTAAATAGGTTAACTTATAACAGTAGAAATCTTTTACTTTTTCATTTTCTATGTAGGATGCAAAGTAAAAATTATCGTTTATTAATTCATCAAAGGTTTTCCTGCAAAAGTTGTATAGAAAGTCTAAATCGTTATTTTCTGAAAAATCTTTTTCACCATTTAATTTGTAGAACAATTCCTTTGAAAAAGAGCTGCTTAGTCCAGTAAACACTTTTGAAAAAAAACTCTTATCAATTTTTGCTGAGGCAGTTGCTAAAAACTTTTTAAAATCCTCTTTTGTAAAGGAAAGGGGATTTAGTTTATTTGAAGTTGGAGGAAATACATACTTTATCCCGGGAAATAGAGATCTTACGGTATTTATTTCAGGTGTTATATGTTTTATACTATCCATGATTAGATTATCTCTTTTTCGCACTAAAGTTATATTACTATGTCTTCCCATTATTTCTATTACTAATGTATATATACTGTTAAAACCCAGTTCATCTGAGCTTTCGAAATCTAAAAAAACAATTCTATCTGTGTCCAATTGCCTTATGTCAACTAATTTTGATGGGCTTAGGTGCTTTCTTAAAACCATGCAAAACATAGGGGGTTGAAGCGGATTTTGTTTGCTTTTAACTGTAATATGCATTTTAGGATATACTGGACTTGCACTTAATAAAAGCTTATAATTTTTCCTCCCATTTTTAATGCTTAATACTATTTCATCCTTTTCAGGTTGATTTATTTTTTCAACTTTTCCCCCTAGTATTTTTTCTTTCAATTCTTTTAAAATGCTGTGTATGAAAATACCGTCTAAAGCCATATTGTTCATCCTCTCGTAAGTTATGTATTTAATAAATTATATCATCTAGGATTTTTAAAATAAAGTTGTAAAAATTTTATTGATAAAAGATTATTACAGTAGTAAACTTAATTTGAAATATACAGCATATTTATGGAAGGGTGAAATTTTTAATATGAAATTTACTAAAATGCAGGGTACTGGAAATGATTTTGTGATAATAGATGATAGAGATAATAGATTTTTAGAAAAAGAAAAAGAACTTGGATTAAAGCTTTGTAATAGACATTTTGGAGTAGGCGGAGATGGAATATTGATAGTTCGCCAGAGTAAAATTGCACAGATTAAAATGATAATAATAAACTCAGATGGTTCTTATGCAGCTATGTGTGGAAATGGAATAAGATGTTTTGCAAAATATGTATGGGAAGAAAATTTAGTAAAAGAGTCTCCTATAAAGATAGAGACGGGGGACGGTATAAAGGAAGCATTTTTGAATGTGGAAAATGGTAAAGTGAAGGAAGTCACTATTGATATGGGAACACCTTCTTTTGATCCAAAAAAAATTCCGGTTAGCTCCTGTGATGAAGTTGTAAAAAAGAAATTAAAAATTAATGAAAAAACTTATAGTATTACTTCAATGCTTATGGGAGTACCTCATACAGTTATATTTGGTGATCTTGAAAAGTATGATGTGAAAGAAGGAAAAGCTATTGAAAAATATTCTATTTTCCCTGAAGGAACTAATGTAAACTTTTGTGAAGTCTTAAATAAGAATGAAATTAAAATAAAAACTTGGGAAAGAGGAGCAGGTCCTACTTTAGCCTGTGGTACGGGAACTTGTGCCTGTGCTGTAGCTTCAAATAAGCTTGGCTTTACAGAGGGGAAAGTTAAAGCTCAAGTTCCAGGAGGAAATCTTTTTATAGAAGTGAAAGATAATAAAGTTTTTATGACAGGTCCCGCAGAGGTTTCGTTTAAAGGGGAATATGATATTTAATGAAAAACTTTAGAATGATAATTTTTTTTGTTTTCATGTCTTTTACATTTCTCATATTAAGTAGTTGTACACCTAGAGATGTAAACAAAGGTAAAAGTGGAGCAAATGTTCATTATTCTAATGTTATAGCGGTTGAAGCTAAAGAAACTGACACGAAAATATTTAATGTGGGTAGTCATAAGTTATCTCAAAATTTAACGAATAGCAATATAAATAATATAGAGGAAATGCTATATGACACAAAGAAAACCACTTTTATTTATTTAAACAAGGAAAAGGATTCTAATAAAAATAAAATAGATATAATTACTAAGAATTCTTTAGATGAAATTAAAAATTTTTATAATGCACGAAATATAAAAATGAATTCTACAGGAGATAAGATTGCATTTAGGACTTTTAAAAACGATTCGGTATATAGTGCTGAGGGAATGAAAGTATACGATATAAAGAATAGAAAATATTTACCTATTAAATCAAAGGTTCTAGTTTCTGGAGATTTATATGAGTGGCTGGATGATCATAGAATAATTTATTATGGAAGCATAGAAGGAGAAGCAAATTCTAATAGAGTATATATATATGATTTTAATACAGACAGAGAACAAATATATTTAAATGATACTAAAGGGTACTGTATACATTTTATTCTAATAGGAAATGATATATTGTTTTTATCGAGAAATTACAATAAGTTATATTTATATTTTTATAATAATGCAAGTAAACAGTTTACACTTTTAAGTGATGGGTTTGCAGAAATATATAGTTCAGTGTCAGATAAAAAGAGAAAAAGTGTATTTTTTATTGGAAATCAAAACGACAATAATACTGCACTTTATGAGTTTAAAGAAGAAAGTGGTACAGTAAACAGGATTACTTATGACTTTCCAGAAACTTTTGGTATTTCTTCAGGAATAGCTGAAGATGAAAGTGGTAATGTTTATTTTACAGGTATAGGAAAGGAAGAACAGCAGGATAATTTGGATGTATTTATGTATAATGCAGATGAAAAGTCCATAAACGTTATATCTGAGCATGCTGGTAAGTATAGAATTTATAAAAATAATGAAATGTAAGAATACTATGAAAATTACAGTTAAAGTAGTTTTTATAGTATTTTTTTAATTAATAGTAATTTATCAGCTAGTTTAAATTCATTATTGCTTAAAAGTTAATTCTATGATATTATTTATAATAATTAAATAATATGATGCTTATTCTTATCCCCGGGTAAGAATGTTAAAAAGCACTGAGTCTATTCCATTAGGGCCTTTTTAAGGAGGAATAAAATTCAGTGCTTTTGTGTTTTATTAGGGAAATTTAAGTATTATATTTAAATCTAATATTTGATGTAGATGGAGGTAATTTAATGAATTGGAACATTAAAAAATTTAATCAGCTTAAAGTCGAAGAAATATACAAAATTTTAGCATTAAGGAATAAAGTATTTATTGTAGAACAGAAGTGTGCATACCTTGACTGTGATAATAAAGATTTAAATTCATATCATTTATTTTCTGAGGAAAATGGAGAAGTAGTTGCATACTTAAGAATTTTGGAAAAGGGAGTTTCTTACGATGAAATATCAATAGGAAGAGTAGTCGTAAAAAGAAATTATCGTGGTAAAGGAATTGCAAGAGAAATGCTGTTGAAAGCTATTGAATTTGTAGAAAATACTTTAAAAGAAGATACTATAAAAATTCAAGCACAGGCATATTTACTTAATTTTTATAGTAGTCTCGGCTTTAAAGCAGTTTCAGAAGAATATCTAGAGGATAATATTCCACATATAGATATGTTATATAAAAAATAAATTATGTATGAAAAAGGATTTAGGAGACTTGTAAAATGGTGCTATTTATATAAAGTAATGGATTAAAGAGAAATTCACAGTTGTAAAGTAATGCGGCAATGTACAATATTAAACAATTCAATAAATAATAATTTATAGGGGAGATAAACATGAAAAAGTTAGGCTTGGTTGGAGGAATGGGTCCAGAGTCCACAATTCCATATTATCATGATATTGTATATGGAGTGCAAAAAAAAGTTGGAAAAAAGTTTTTTCCTAATATAACTATTGAAAGTGTTAATGTTTTTGATGTTCTTAGTATGTGTGAAAGGGAAGAATATGAACAACTTGTCAATTATTTAATGGTGGCAATCAATAATTTGGAAGCTAGCGGCTCAGATTTTATAGCTTTATCTGCTAACACACCACACATTGTTTTTGATGAGCTTAATAAGCGTTCAAATATTCCACTTGTTAGTATTATTGAGGCTACTTGTGATGAAGTAAAACGACGCAATATATCTAAAGTGGGACTGTTAGGAACAATTTTTACTATGAATGGAGAATTTTTCAAAAAGCCATTCACGAAAAATCATATAGAAGTGATAACTCCAACTGATGAAGAAAAGGAAGTTGTTAATCAAAAGATTTCCCAAGAATTAGAGTTGGGCATTGTCAACGAAGAGACTTTATCATCATTTTTGAAGATTATTCAAAGAATGAAAGTTGAAAATGGAATACAGGCAATTGTTTTAGGTTGTACTGAATTGCCATTGCTATTCAA
The genomic region above belongs to Clostridium sp. AWRP and contains:
- a CDS encoding NFACT RNA binding domain-containing protein, which codes for MALDGIFIHSILKELKEKILGGKVEKINQPEKDEIVLSIKNGRKNYKLLLSASPVYPKMHITVKSKQNPLQPPMFCMVLRKHLSPSKLVDIRQLDTDRIVFLDFESSDELGFNSIYTLVIEIMGRHSNITLVRKRDNLIMDSIKHITPEINTVRSLFPGIKYVFPPTSNKLNPLSFTKEDFKKFLATASAKIDKSFFSKVFTGLSSSFSKELFYKLNGEKDFSENNDLDFLYNFCRKTFDELINDNFYFASYIENEKVKDFYCYKLTYLNKWKEKHYTTPSQLIEEFYYEKDKCDRLSNKSSDLSKLININLERCNKKIKILIDSIKEAKNKDNFRIYGELLTSQIYNIKKGDSHIQIQNYYSEKMEYLDIKLDKNKTPSENIQRYFKKYNKLKKTEQAANEQLKIAKDEMEYLTSVMTNIKNCENYDDIEEIKRELMESGYIKFKKSNTKKKSRDSKPMKFISSDGIDIYVGKNNLQNDYLTLKFGDKRDIWLHTKKIPGSHVIIKNFGKVPDKTLEEAANLAAYYSKAKNSSKVAVDYTEIKNVHKPNGAKPGMVIYYTNQTIYTEPIKPDIKQLQ
- a CDS encoding GNAT family N-acetyltransferase, with product MNWNIKKFNQLKVEEIYKILALRNKVFIVEQKCAYLDCDNKDLNSYHLFSEENGEVVAYLRILEKGVSYDEISIGRVVVKRNYRGKGIAREMLLKAIEFVENTLKEDTIKIQAQAYLLNFYSSLGFKAVSEEYLEDNIPHIDMLYKK
- the dapF gene encoding diaminopimelate epimerase; translated protein: MKFTKMQGTGNDFVIIDDRDNRFLEKEKELGLKLCNRHFGVGGDGILIVRQSKIAQIKMIIINSDGSYAAMCGNGIRCFAKYVWEENLVKESPIKIETGDGIKEAFLNVENGKVKEVTIDMGTPSFDPKKIPVSSCDEVVKKKLKINEKTYSITSMLMGVPHTVIFGDLEKYDVKEGKAIEKYSIFPEGTNVNFCEVLNKNEIKIKTWERGAGPTLACGTGTCACAVASNKLGFTEGKVKAQVPGGNLFIEVKDNKVFMTGPAEVSFKGEYDI
- a CDS encoding amino acid racemase, whose protein sequence is MKKLGLVGGMGPESTIPYYHDIVYGVQKKVGKKFFPNITIESVNVFDVLSMCEREEYEQLVNYLMVAINNLEASGSDFIALSANTPHIVFDELNKRSNIPLVSIIEATCDEVKRRNISKVGLLGTIFTMNGEFFKKPFTKNHIEVITPTDEEKEVVNQKISQELELGIVNEETLSSFLKIIQRMKVENGIQAIVLGCTELPLLFKGVKTPVDCLDTMQIHIETLVDIIIDD